In Prionailurus bengalensis isolate Pbe53 chromosome D4, Fcat_Pben_1.1_paternal_pri, whole genome shotgun sequence, the DNA window GCTTTGCTTTAAGATGATGGCATTTGGGGAGTTCGGGTTTGTTTCCTTCATTCACTTACTGAACAGTTGTTCCGTGGGCACTTGCCTGGTGCCTGCCCTAAGTTGGTGCTGGGGACCCGGCAATGAACTGAAGAGGAGGGACTTGCCCTAAGCCACTCACGGCCCAACACCGGGCAAAGGCACGTGAGCAGTTCTCAAGTGGGCTCCAGGTTTTCTTTACTAACATTTCCCTCCAAAGTTCTGCAAGATTTTGCCTTCCAACCACACTGCGCTTCTTAAGCAGTAACCAACCAATTTtccaacaggaaaaagaaacaaaaacaaaaacctaaaggcCCTCACAAAATCCGCTGGCATTCATCATGCCCAGGGGCGAGCAAGATAACCGGAAGGACTAGAACTCCAATCAAAGGCAAAAGCAAATCACTAACAGGGCCGTACAGTGTAGTGGTTAAGGGCCTTAAGGGTAGCGGTTCTCGCCACTATACTATACTCTACACTGGGACACCTCTAGCATCGTCCTCATAGCGCTGTTCTGGAGATTTCACGAGACGAAGCAGGTAAAGCGCCTAGCCCCGTGCCCGGCACACAGCAGCTTAAATGGGTGCTAGGGGTCGGCTTCAAGATCCGGGGGTGGAAGGTAAGACGAAGGGCGGGGGCAGCACACATACCAAGAGAATCACCCAGGCGGTGTAGTAGGTGAAGATGAGCAGGCTAATGGCGACGAGGCCGAGTCCCACCACCTGGTCTGTCCCCGTGGCCTGGAGAAAAGGAGGGCTCAGCTGACGAAGTAACTCCCCCTTCAGGTGCACTACTGGCGGGGTGGCGTCGCAGCCTGCTTACGCTAAGCTTCCCATTCACTCAACAGCCGCAGACAGGCCTGACGAGTATCACTTTGCGGGCTGGGCGAATGCCGGGCCGCGGGATTTTCACTCCTTCACTGGGCCGGCGGGAGAGCGAGCCATCCCGGCTCCGAGTGCCCAAGCCCCCGCTCCGCGCCAGACCCCACTCCCAGCCGCCTCCCGCCCCCCGCACTCGGTCCGGTGCTCACCATCTCCCCGGCGATCCCTCCCCGGAGCCAAAGCCACAGCGCGCTCCGGGTCCGGACCCTTCTGGCCTTGGGCCGCGGGGCACGCTGGGAGTCGTAGTCTTTAAGTGGGCCCGGGACTACGTATCCCAAGACAGGAGGGTGCCGCCCCCCCCTTCGCATGTCGGGAAATGTAGTTTCCGAGGGCATTATGGGACACGCTGTTCCCAGACGCTTTCTAGTGAAGGGAAACGAGTGGGAGGCTCCAGACTGGCTGGCACTCATGCCGTCCGTCCTGTCGAACACTCCCCAGAAGAAAAACTCCATCTCTAAATATCCCAGGACCCCAAACCCAGAGCGGGTATGGCGTGGGAGGTCAGaagtcccattttgcagatggggaaaatgaggctcagaagaCTTGCAGATCACAACTCGAATCAGTGGTGGGGCCGAGACCGGCACCCATTTCCTAGTCCCGAGGCCCTAATTGTCGACAGGGGTGCAGAGGGTGTTCATTGCCCCcacctggggtgggaggaagagggagggtggGTAAGCCCGCGTCCCCAGGGATGAGGAGGATTCTCACTGGCTGTGAGGGGAGTGCCCCCTTCCGGTCGCCTGGCTTCCCAGGAGACCCTTTCTGGTGTCTTCTCTTCACTGCGGGGATGAGGTCATCAGGGTGATCCTCCGTTTCCTCACCATTTGCCTGTTGGGCTCTGCGTGTCCCTGCAGCCCGGGCAGCAGCACAGACAGGTCTTGGACTGAGCCCCCACGCAGGTCCTTCCCCAGTCTGGAACACTGTCTTGCCACAGCTCGAGGGGCTGGCTACCTGCTCCTCACCCATCGGGTCTCAGTGGGATGCCACACGTCCTAGGGAAGCCCCTGGACAGCCGGGCAGGGTTCCCTCCCCTGTGCTCCACAGCCCCCCTGTGTGTCTCCGAGCTAACGCTTGTCACTGAGTTTTCGTTCGCTCATGTACTTGTTGAACTGGCCTGTGGGCTCCCTGGGGACGGGGTCTGTGgtcactgctgtatccctagtGCCCAGAACGAGGGGCGGGAGGATGGGGAGACAGACTTGCAGAGATGTGTCTGAACCTGGCGCGATTTGCTCCTGCTGGCGGCGTGACTCCTTGGGTCACCTGAGCCGGTCCCTGTGGGGGCTGCACTCTTCGAAGATGATAGGAGCAACTCTTCTTGGCCTACAGCCCAGGGACTTCCCTCTCCATCTCAGGACAGACTTTGGCCTCAGCCAGGGGCCGACTCTTCCCTCCCCAGGTGTGCCGTGCAGAACAGAGGAAGAGACTCAAAATCAGCCTCCAGGGTTTAAAGGGGCCATGAGTGGGTGTCAGCCCAGAGAAGGGGTGCAGACGAGGTCATGCTGCAGCGGGGAGGAGGCCTGGTGGTCTGGTCCCTTCTGGCCTGTCCACGGCCGCGGAGGCTTCCTGCCACTTCTGAGCTAATTAAAGGCCAGGGTGCCTTGCCCTTCTCAGAGCTTGGCCAAGCTGCTGGCTCCTGTGTAACTTGAGTGTGGGGGACAGGAAGTGAGGGGCCTGGGCCTGGAGACAGTTGTGGCCTGGGGCTCGAGAGGAGTTGGGAACAAACTCAGTACCTCCCGTGTCAGGCTGTACACCCATTTTCATCCGCCAGCCcgtttacagctgaggaaactgaggcacagacag includes these proteins:
- the DPM2 gene encoding dolichol phosphate-mannose biosynthesis regulatory protein; translation: MRRGGRHPPVLGYVVPGPLKDYDSQRAPRPKARRVRTRSALWLWLRGGIAGEMATGTDQVVGLGLVAISLLIFTYYTAWVILLPFIDSQHVVHKYFLPRAYAVAIPLAAGLLLLLFVGVFITYVMLKNQKVTKKAQ